The sequence below is a genomic window from Shinella zoogloeoides.
ATCGCGCTCTGAGCTTTTGTATTTTTCTTGTCGACAAATAAAATACAAGGTGCTATATCCACCATCAGAGAGGGGGAGGCCTGGTTTCGGCCGCCCGCCTGAGCGAACCGCCAAAAGGAGATCGACATGAAGGCCAAGATTTTTTCCGGTGTCATTCCCGCCCTGATGACGCCCTGCAAGGACGACCGCAGCCCCGATTTCGACGCGCTGGTCCGCAAGGGCAAGGAACTGATCGGCAAGGGCATGTCCGCCGTCGTCTATTGCGGCTCCATGGGTGACTGGCCGCTGCTCACCGACGAGCAGCGCATGGAAGGCGTCGAGCGCCTCGTGAAGGCTGGCATCCCGGTCATCGTCGGCACCGGCGCCGTCAACACCGCTTCGGCCGTCGCCCACGCCGCCCACGCTCAGAAGGTCGGCGCGCAGGGCCTCATGGTCATCCCGCGCGTCCTGTCCCGCGGCTCGGTCGTCGCTGCCCAGAAGAACCACTTCAAGGCGATCCTGTCCGCCGCCCCGGACCTGCCGGCCGTCATCTACAACAGCCCCTACTATGGCTTCGCCACCCGCGCTGACCTGTTCTTCGCGCTGCGCGAGGACCACAAGAACCTCGTCGGCTTCAAGGAATTCGGCGGCGCCGCCGACATGCGCTATGCGGCTGAAAACATCACCAGCCGCGACGATGACGTCTCGCTGATGATCGGCGTCGACACCTGCGTCTTCACCGGCTTCGTCGATTGCGGCGCCGTCGGCGCGATCACCGGTATCGGCTGCGTGCTGCCGAAGGAAGTCATCCACATGTGCAACCTCGCCCAGGCCGCTGCCGCCGGCGATCCGGATGCCCGCGCCCGCGCGCTGGAACTGGAATCGGCCCTTGCCGTGCTGTCCTCCTTCGACGAAGGCCCGGATCTCGTCCTCTACTTCAAGCACATGATGGTGCTGAAGGGCGACAAGGAATACACGCTGCACTTCAACGAGACCGACGCCCTCTCCGACAGCCAGCGCGGCTATGTCGAATCCCAGCTCAAGCTCTTCGACACCTGGTATGCCGAATGGAGCAAGCTGCCGGGCGCCGTAGAGAAGTACAAGGCCTGAGTTTCAGGTCACTCCCAATGAGAAAGGCCCTCCGCGAGGAGGGCCTTTTTTCGTTGCTGGTATTTTCCGATTTACCGCCTCCTTCTCCTCCGTCATGCCGGCCTTGATCCGGCATCCAGCCACCGCGCGTCGGCGCGGTGAGAGGACCCTCTCGCCTCTGGATGAGCCTCTCCCGCGCAAGGACTTGCGCGGGCTGGATGCCGGATCAAGTCCGGCATGACGGAAGAGAAGGAGGATATGACCGAGAGGCCTCGCCTGGCGGTTGGTTCGCCGGCTAACGAAAAACCCTGGCGCTCACGCGATCGCGTCGAGGCCCTTCTCCAGCAGGCGGTCGAGCTGTTCCACCTCGGCGGCCGTCAGCGTCACGCCTGATGTCTCGGACGCCTTGCGGGCGACGAAGCGACGCTGGGAGGGCAGGCGGGCGCCCTGGCCGACGATAGCGTCAAACAGCACTTCGGCGCGGGCGAAGGGATCGCCGGGACGGCCCTTGGCGAAGGCTTCCGGCGACAGGGCGATGATGAGTTCGCCGTGGAACGGGGCCAGCGTCGTCGTGCCGAGATAGTCGAGCACCTCGGGGCTGGTCAGGTCGCCGATCATGATGCCGGCGAGGAGCTCGATCATCGTGCCGATGGCCGAGCCCTTGTGGCCGCCGAAGGGCAGCATCGCGCCGGCGAGCGCGGCTTCCGGGTCGGTCGTCGGATTGCCCTCGGCATCGATCGCCCAGCCCTCGGGCAGTTGTTTGCCGGCGCGGCGGTGCAGCTCGATCTCGCCGCGCGCGGCGACGGAGGTGGCGAAGTCGAAGACATAGGGCGAGCCGTTCGGCCGCGGCCAGCCGAAGGCGAAGGGATTGGTGCCAAGCAGCGGTTTGTTGCCGCCGGTGGGCGCGACCGTCGCATAGCTCGGGCACATGACGAGGCCGGCAAGGCCTTCGTTCGTCACGGCTTCCACTTCCGGCCACAGCGCGGAGAAATGCGTGCAGTCGTTGATGACGAGCGCCGCGATGCCGAGTTTACGCGCGCGTTCGGCAAGGGCCGGCACGCCGAGCTCGAAGGCCGGATTGGCAAAGCCGCCCTTCGCGTTGACCTTGACGATGGCCGAGCCCTCGTTGAGGTCCAGTTCCGGGATGGCGTCGGCCTTCACCTTGCCGGCCTTGACCGTGCGCAGCGCGCCCTCGATGCGGTAGACGCCGTGCGACTTGCAGGCGTCCCGCTCGCCGGCGACGATGACGCGGGCCAGCGCACCGGCCTGCACGGCATTCAGGCCAGCCTTCAGGAAGATCGCTTCGACGCGCGCGTGAAGGGCGGAAATCGTCAGGGTGGTGGTTTGCGTCATCGTTCTTCTCTTCAAGGCTGGTGCCGACCGCGACGGTTGGCGATTGAACATTTGCATACATAGAGTATACAAGATTTCGACAAGTGCAATTCGCCCCGCCGTTTCCCATATCGGGCGAATCCCATTCCGAAAGAAAGGTACGTCAAAATGGCTTTCACCCCCAACGGTAAACACCTCGTCGCCGGCGCGTGGCTCGATGGTAACGGCACCTTCACCTCCTCGCCCGCCCATGGCCCCGCGCATACCTTCGCCGTCGGCACGGTCGAGCTGGTCAACCGCGCTGCCGAGGCGGCCGAAGAGGCGTTTCTGAGCTACGGTTATGCTCCCCGCGCGACCCGCGCCGCATTCCTGCGCGCCATCGCCGACGAGATCGAGGCCCGCGCCGAGGCGATCACCGAGATCGGCACGCAGGAAACCGGCCTGCCGGTGGCGCGCTTTCAGGGCGAGCGCGGCCGTACGACCGGCCAGCTGCGCCTTTTTGCCGATCATATCGAGAAGGGCGACTATCTCGACCGCCGTTTCGACGCCGCCCTGCCGGATCGCCAGCCGGCGCCGCGTCAGGAAATTCGCCTGATCCAGCGGCCGATCGGCCCGGTCGCCGTGTTCGGCGCCTCCAACTTCCCGCTCGCCTTCTCGACGGCCGGCGGTGACACCGCCGCCGCGCTTGCCGCCGGCTGCCCGGTCGTCGTCAAGGGCCATTCGGCCCATCCCGGTACGGGCGAAATCGTCGCCGAGGCCGTTCTCGCCGCGATCGAGAAGACCGGCGTGCATCCGGGCGTCTTCTCGCTGATCCAGGGCGGCAACCGCCAGGTCGGCGAAGCCGTCGTGCAGCATCCGCTGATCAAGGCGGTCGGCTTCACCGGCTCGCTCGCCGGCGGCCGCGCGCTCTTCAACCTGTGCGCCGCCCGCCCCGAGCCGATCCCGTTCTTCGGCGAGCTCGGCTCGGTCAACCCGATGTTCCTGCTGCCGGAAGCCCTCAAGGCGCGCGCCGAAAGCCTCGGCCAGGGCTGGGCGGGCTCGCTCACCATGGGCGCCGGCCAGTTCTGCACCAATCCGGGCATCGCCATCGTCGCCGACGGCGCGGATGCCGACCGCTTCACCGCGTCCGCCGTCGAAGCGCTCGGCAAGGTCGGCGCACAGACCATGCTGACGGACGGCATCGCCAAGGCCTATCACGACGGCCAGGCCCGCTTCGAAAGCCGCAACACGGTGAAGCCGCTGTTGAAGACGAACTCGGCCGGCCGCGAGGCGCTGCCGAACCTCTTCGAGATCTCGGGCGACCAGTTCCTCGCCGACCACGCGCTCTCCGAAGAAGTCTTCGGCCCGCTCGGCCTCGTCGTGCGCGTCTCGTCGGTCGATGAGATGGCAAAGCTCGCCCGCAACTTCGAGGGCCAGCTGACGACGACCATCCACATGGATGCCGGCGACCTCGATGACGCCAAGCGCCTGCGCCCGATCCTCGAGCGCAAGGCCGGCCGCGTGCTGGTCAACGGCTTCCCGACGGGCGTCGAGGTGGTGGATTCCATGGTGCACGGCGGCCCGTACCCGGCTTCGACGAATTTCGGCGCGACGAGCGTCGGCACGATGTCGATCCGCCGCTTCCTGCGCCCGGTTTCGTACCAGAACATGCCGGAAGGCCTGCTGCCGGAAGATTTCCTCAACTGATTCAAGCCACTGGCTTGCCTCGGGCCGGGTTTTCCGAAAGGAAGGCCCGGCCTGCTTTTTTCTCCACTGGGTATATACTTTTTGTATATTACTTGTATTTTAGGGGCGGATTTACGCTCTTGGCGCAGGACGGACCTCCGCCCGCGTGAATCGCCAGATCAATCCAGGGAGAGAGTAATGAAGAAGACCTCGGTCCTCGCCTTCGGCCTCGTGGCCGCCACCGCTCTGACCAGCCCGGCCCAGGCCGACAAGCTGGACGACATCATCTCGTCCGGCACGCTGCGCTGCGCCGTCGTTCTCGACTTCCCGCCGATGGGATCGCGCGACGAGAACAACAACCCGATCGGCTTCGACGTCGATTACTGCAACGACCTCGCCAAGGCCCTCGGCGTCACCGCCGAGATCGTCGAGACGCCCTTCCCGGAACGTATCCCGGCCCTGATGTCCGGCCGCGTCGATGTCGGCGTCGCCTCGACCTCCGACACGCTGGAACGCGCCAAGACCGTCGGCATGACGGTTCCCTACTTCGCCTTCCAGATGGCCGTCACGGCCAACGACAAGTCGGGCGTCAAGTCCTTCGAGGACATGAAGGGCAAGGTCGTCGGCGCCACCGCCGGCACGTTCGAGGCCATCGCGCTGGAAAAGTCGGTCAAGGAATGGGGCGCCGGCGAATTCCGCCCGTACCAGACCCAGGCTGACGTCTTCCTCGCGCTGAGCCAGGGCCAGATCGACGCCACGGTCTCCACCTCGACGGTTGCCCAGTCCAACGTCAAGAGCGGCAAGTTCGCCGGCATCTCGGTCGTCGGCAACGCGCCCTACGACATCGACTATGTCGCGCTCTTCACCAACCGCGAAGAATACGGCCTGATCAACTACCTGAACCTCTTCATCAACCAGCAGGTTCGCACCGGCCGCTACAACGAACTCTACGAGAAGTGGGTCGGCGGCGAAGTGCCCTCCCTTTCGATCAACGGCGTTTATCGCTAATCTGCCGTTTTGAAGGCGGCGCGGGAGCTTCTTCCGCGCCGCCGATCGTTTCCGAGGGGTGAGACGGCAAATGTTCAGTTACAATTTTCACTGGAACCAGGCCTTCAAGGCCCTGCCGCAGATGCTGGACGGCGCGCTCGTCACGCTCCAGATCGCGCTGCTTTCCATGGCCATCGGCCTCGTCGTCGCCCTGGCGCTGACGCTCTTCCGGCTGTCCGGCAACCGCGTCCTGAACGGCTTCGCCACGGCCTGGGTCGAGATCGCCCGCAACACGCCGGCCCTCTTCCAGATCTACATGGCCCATTTCGGGCTCGGCAATTTCGGCATCCACCTCAGCCCCTATGCGGCGCTGCTCGTCGGTATCGCCTTCAATAATGCCGGCTATCTCGCGGAAAACTTCCGTGGCGCGCTGAAGGCGATCCCGGAGACGCAGACCCGCGCCGGCCGCTCGCTCGGCATGACGCCGCTACAGGCCTTCCGCTACATCGTCATGCCGCAGATGCTGCGCATCGCCTTCCTGCCGGCCACCAACCAGATGGTCTGGGCGATCCTCATGACCTCGCTTGGCGTCACCGTTGGCATGAACACGGACCTTGCGGGCGTCACCCAGGCGCTGAACGCAGTGTCCTTCCGCACGTTCGAATTCTTCGCGCTCGCCGCGGTGATCTACTACCTGATCGCCAAGGCCGTGACGCTCGCCGCCCGGCTCGCCGCCGCGCGCATGTTCCGCTACTGAGAGGGGTAAGCCATGTTCGATACCTCTCTCACCTGGGCCGATCTCGGCTTCCTCGCGCAAGGCGCCGCCATGACGCTGGCCGTCACCGCGGTCTCCGTTCTGGCAGGCACCGTGCTCGGCATCTTCTTCGGCGTCGTGCGCAACCAGCTCGGCTCCTACTGGTCGATGCCGATCACCTTCCTGCTCGATGTCTTCCGCTCCGTGCCGCTGCTCATCCAGCTCGTGCTCGGCAATGCGCTGCAGTCGATCATGAAGCTCGGCTGGGCACCCTTCACCACGTCCTGCGTGGTGCTGTCGCTCTATACGGCCGCCTATTGCACCGAGATCGTGCGCGGCGGCATTTCCGCCGTGCCGATGACGACCCGCCGCGCCGCCCGCTCGCTCGGCATGACCTGGTGGCAGGACATGCGCTATATCGTGGCGCCGCTCGCCACCCGTGTCTCGCTGCCGGCCTGGATCGGCCTGACGCTCGGCGTCATGAAGGATTCGGCGCTCGTGCTCTGGCTCGGCCTGATCGAGCTCCTGCGTGCCTCGCAGATCCTCGTCACGCGCCTGCAGGAGCCGCTGTTCATCCTGCTGATATGCGGCGCCATCTACTTCATCATCAGCTTCCCCATCGCCCGGCTGGGCGGGTATCTCGAAAGACGGTGGTCCAATGATTGAGATCGAAAACGTCCGCAAATCCTTCGGCCAGCTTGAAGTCCTGAAGGGGATCAACCTTACCGTGGAGAAGGGCGAGGTGCTGACCATCATCGGCGGCTCGGGCTCGGGCAAGTCGACGCTGCTGACCTGCATCAATGGCCTGGAGACCATCGACGCCGGCCGCATCGTCGTCGATGGTACCGACGTCCACGCCAAGGGCACGGACCTCAACAAGCTGCGCCGCAAGCTCGGTATCGTGTTCCAGCAGTTCAACGCCTTCCCGCACCTGACGGTGCTGGAAAACGTCATGCTCGCGCCGCTAAAGGTGCTCGGCCAGTCCAAGGCCGAAGCGGAGGCGATGGCCGTAAAGCAGCTCACCCATGTCGGCCTCGGCGACAAGCTGAAGGTCTATCCGAGCCGCATGTCCGGCGGCCAGCAGCAGCGCATGGCGATCGCCCGGGCGCTTGCCATGTCGCCGGCCTACATGCTGTTCGACGAAGTGACCTCGGCGCTCGACCCGCAGCTCGTCGGCGAAGTGCTCGACACGCTGCGCATGCTGGCCTCCGAGGGCATGACGATGATCTGCGTCACGCACGAAATGAAGTTCGCCCGCGAGGTCTCCGACCGCGTCGCCTTCTTCCACAAGGGCGTGATGGCCGAGATCGCCCCGCCGGAAGCGCTGTTCGGCGCGCCGAAGGACCCGGAACTGCAGGCGTTCCTCGCCGCTACGCACTGAGGCCATGATGAAGACTGAAATAAAGCCCGGCGTCGTCGTCATCGGCGCCGGCGTGGTCGGCCTTTCCGCCGCGATCGCCGCGCAGGCACGCGGCCTTGTGGTCACCGTTCTTGAGCGCGAGGGGCCGGCCGCCGGCGCCTCTGCCGGCAATGCGGGCGCCTTCGCCTTTACCGACATCCTGCCGCTTGCCTCGCCCGGCATCCTCCGCAAGGCGCCGAAATGGCTGCTCGATCCGCTCGGCCCGCTCTCCGTTCCGCCGTCCTACGCCCTGCAGATCGCGCCGTGGATGTTCCGCTTCTGGCGTGCCTGCTCGGCAAAACGCGTCGCCCATTCCACCGCCGCGCAGACCGCGCTGATGGACCTGTCCAAAGCGGAGCTGGAGCCGTTCCTCGCCGAGACGGGCACGGCGGCGATGCTGCGCAAGGATGGTAACCTCCAGGTCTATGAGAGCCAGGGCGAGCTCGACGCTTCGCTGCCCGGCTGGAAGGCGCGCGAAGAGCACGGCATCGAATTCCGCCACATGGATACCGCCGAAATGGCTGAGATCCAGCCCGGCCTTGCGCCGCGCTTCACGCACGGCACCTTTACCCCCGGCTGGTATTCCATCGCCGATCCGAAGCTCTACACGCTGGCGCTGGCCGATCATTTCCGAGCAAGAGGCGGCGTGATCGAGCGCGCCGAGGTTTCCAGCCTGCACCGCATCGAGGGTGGCGTGGAAATCCGCACGACGGACGGCCGGACGCTGCGCGCGCAAAAGGTCGTGCTCGCCGCCGGCGCCTTCTCGCACCAGGTGGCCCGCTCGCTCGGCGAAAACATCCCGCTCGAAACCGAGCGCGGCTACAACACGACGCTGCCGGCCGACGCCTTCGACCTGCGCACGCAGGTCACCTTCGGCGGCCACGGCTTCGTCGTCACCCGGCTTTCGACCGGCATCCGCGTTGGCGGCGCGGTGGAGCTTGGCGGACTGAAGCTACCGCCGAACTTCCGCCGGTCGGAAGCCATGCTGGAAAAGGCGAGGCGCTTCCTGCCGGGCCTGAAGCCTGCGGATGGTGTGCAATGGATGGGCTTCCGCCCGTCGCTGCCCGACAGCCTGCCGGCCATCGGCCGCGCCCGGGCGACGCCCGATGTCGTCTATGCCTTCGGCCACGGCCATCTCGGCCTCACCCAGTCGGCTGGCACCGCGCGCCTCGTCGCCGATCTCCTCACCGGCGGCAAGCCCACGATCGACATCGCCTCCTTCTCGCCACAGCGCTTCTAGGAGCCTTCAAATGGCCGAACTCTCCGCCCGCAGCATTCTTTCCGGAACAGCCTCCGGTCCGATCATCGCGGCCGGGGAGGCGTTGAGTTTCTGGGGCGGCGTCGATCCGGCGACCGGCCGCGTCATCGACGTGCACCACCCGCTGCACGGCGTCTCGATCACCGGCGGCATCCTGATGATGCCGTCGAGCCGCGGCTCCTGCACCGGCTCCGGCGTCCTGCTCGACCTTGCCTTGACCGGCCGCGCGCCCGCCGCGCTGATCTTCAGCGAGGCCGAGGACGTGCTGACGCTCGGCGCGCTGATCGCCGCGGAAATGTTCGGCAGGTCCCTGCCGGTGCTGCGCCTGTCGCACGATGCCTTCGACGCGCTCTGTCGCGCGAAGACGGCGCGGATCGGCGAGACGGCGATCGAGGCGGACGGCCTCGTGATCCCCGTCGCCCCGCCCGCCACGGCCGCGCTCGACCTCACCGATGACGACCGCGCCATGCTGGACGGCCGCGACGGCATCGCCGTGCAACTCGCCTTGCGCATCACCGTCGCCATGGCCGCCCAGCAGGACGCGGGAAAGCTGGTCGACGTGGTGCAGGGCCATATCGACGGCTGCATCTATGCCAGCCCCGCCAACCTCACCTTCGCGGAGAAGATGGCCGATATGGACGCGAAGGTGCGCGTGCCGACCACGATGAACGCCATCTCCGTCGACCGGGCGAACTGGGAAAAGCAGGGCGTGCCGCACGATTTCGGCGACCCCGCCGCCCGCCTTGCCGATGCCTATGTGCGCATGGGCTGTCGCCCGACCTTCACCTGTTCGCCCTACCTGCTCGACAGCGCGCCGAAGACCGGCGAGGCCATCGCCTGGGCGGAATCCAATGCCGTGATCTTCGCCAATACCGTGCTCGGCGCCCGCACGGCGAAACATCCCGATTTCCTCGATCTCTGCATCGCGCTGACCGGCCGCGCGCCGCTGTCAGGCGTCTATCTGGAGGAGCACCGCAAGGCGCGCCGCGTCATCGATGTCGAATTGCCCGACAATGTGGACGACGCCTTCTGGCCGCTCGTCGGCTATCTCGCCGGCCGCGCCGCGCCCGACCGCATCCCGCTGCTCACCGGCCTTGCCGCGGCAAAGCCGACCCGCGACGACCTGAAGGCCCTTTGTGCCGCCTTCGGCACCACCTCCGCCGCGCCGATGCTGCATATCCAGGGCGTAACGCCCGAGGCGGACGGCGCGGTCGCGCCGGATGCGGACCGCACGGCCATCACAAAAGCCGAGATGATCGATGTCTGGCGGATGTTCAACGACGGCCCCGATGCCGTCGAGCTCGTCGCCATCGGCAGCCCGCATGCCTCGCTGTCGGAATGCCGCGCCTTCGCCGACGCCCTCGGAGATCGCCAGCGACATCAGGACGTGACCGTGATCGTCACCGCGGGCCGGGATGTCATGGCGGAAGCCCGCGACGTGCTGGCGCGCCTCAGGGCAAGCGGCGTCGAGGTCCTGCCGGACCTTTGCTGGTGCTCGATCTCCGAACCCGTCTTCCCGCCGAAAACGCGCGCGCTGATCACCAATTCCGGCAAATACGCCCATTACGGCCCGGGCCTGTCCGGCCGCACCGTGCGTTTCGGCAGTCTTGCCGATTGCGTCGAGGCGGCGCTGACCGGCCGCGTGCCGCCGCGCCTACCGGCCTGGCTCGCCTGATCAGTCCCGGCCGAAGACGTCGCGCGTGTAGACCTTGCCTGCGACGTCGTCGAGGTTCTCCGAGCGGCGGTTAGCGATGATCACGTCGGCGCGGCGCTTGAAGGCATCGAGATCGCGCACGATCTCCGCTC
It includes:
- a CDS encoding dihydrodipicolinate synthase family protein encodes the protein MKAKIFSGVIPALMTPCKDDRSPDFDALVRKGKELIGKGMSAVVYCGSMGDWPLLTDEQRMEGVERLVKAGIPVIVGTGAVNTASAVAHAAHAQKVGAQGLMVIPRVLSRGSVVAAQKNHFKAILSAAPDLPAVIYNSPYYGFATRADLFFALREDHKNLVGFKEFGGAADMRYAAENITSRDDDVSLMIGVDTCVFTGFVDCGAVGAITGIGCVLPKEVIHMCNLAQAAAAGDPDARARALELESALAVLSSFDEGPDLVLYFKHMMVLKGDKEYTLHFNETDALSDSQRGYVESQLKLFDTWYAEWSKLPGAVEKYKA
- a CDS encoding Ldh family oxidoreductase, producing MTQTTTLTISALHARVEAIFLKAGLNAVQAGALARVIVAGERDACKSHGVYRIEGALRTVKAGKVKADAIPELDLNEGSAIVKVNAKGGFANPAFELGVPALAERARKLGIAALVINDCTHFSALWPEVEAVTNEGLAGLVMCPSYATVAPTGGNKPLLGTNPFAFGWPRPNGSPYVFDFATSVAARGEIELHRRAGKQLPEGWAIDAEGNPTTDPEAALAGAMLPFGGHKGSAIGTMIELLAGIMIGDLTSPEVLDYLGTTTLAPFHGELIIALSPEAFAKGRPGDPFARAEVLFDAIVGQGARLPSQRRFVARKASETSGVTLTAAEVEQLDRLLEKGLDAIA
- a CDS encoding aldehyde dehydrogenase (NADP(+)), which translates into the protein MAFTPNGKHLVAGAWLDGNGTFTSSPAHGPAHTFAVGTVELVNRAAEAAEEAFLSYGYAPRATRAAFLRAIADEIEARAEAITEIGTQETGLPVARFQGERGRTTGQLRLFADHIEKGDYLDRRFDAALPDRQPAPRQEIRLIQRPIGPVAVFGASNFPLAFSTAGGDTAAALAAGCPVVVKGHSAHPGTGEIVAEAVLAAIEKTGVHPGVFSLIQGGNRQVGEAVVQHPLIKAVGFTGSLAGGRALFNLCAARPEPIPFFGELGSVNPMFLLPEALKARAESLGQGWAGSLTMGAGQFCTNPGIAIVADGADADRFTASAVEALGKVGAQTMLTDGIAKAYHDGQARFESRNTVKPLLKTNSAGREALPNLFEISGDQFLADHALSEEVFGPLGLVVRVSSVDEMAKLARNFEGQLTTTIHMDAGDLDDAKRLRPILERKAGRVLVNGFPTGVEVVDSMVHGGPYPASTNFGATSVGTMSIRRFLRPVSYQNMPEGLLPEDFLN
- a CDS encoding ABC transporter substrate-binding protein; its protein translation is MKKTSVLAFGLVAATALTSPAQADKLDDIISSGTLRCAVVLDFPPMGSRDENNNPIGFDVDYCNDLAKALGVTAEIVETPFPERIPALMSGRVDVGVASTSDTLERAKTVGMTVPYFAFQMAVTANDKSGVKSFEDMKGKVVGATAGTFEAIALEKSVKEWGAGEFRPYQTQADVFLALSQGQIDATVSTSTVAQSNVKSGKFAGISVVGNAPYDIDYVALFTNREEYGLINYLNLFINQQVRTGRYNELYEKWVGGEVPSLSINGVYR
- a CDS encoding amino acid ABC transporter permease; translated protein: MFSYNFHWNQAFKALPQMLDGALVTLQIALLSMAIGLVVALALTLFRLSGNRVLNGFATAWVEIARNTPALFQIYMAHFGLGNFGIHLSPYAALLVGIAFNNAGYLAENFRGALKAIPETQTRAGRSLGMTPLQAFRYIVMPQMLRIAFLPATNQMVWAILMTSLGVTVGMNTDLAGVTQALNAVSFRTFEFFALAAVIYYLIAKAVTLAARLAAARMFRY
- a CDS encoding amino acid ABC transporter permease, yielding MFDTSLTWADLGFLAQGAAMTLAVTAVSVLAGTVLGIFFGVVRNQLGSYWSMPITFLLDVFRSVPLLIQLVLGNALQSIMKLGWAPFTTSCVVLSLYTAAYCTEIVRGGISAVPMTTRRAARSLGMTWWQDMRYIVAPLATRVSLPAWIGLTLGVMKDSALVLWLGLIELLRASQILVTRLQEPLFILLICGAIYFIISFPIARLGGYLERRWSND
- a CDS encoding amino acid ABC transporter ATP-binding protein, with the protein product MIEIENVRKSFGQLEVLKGINLTVEKGEVLTIIGGSGSGKSTLLTCINGLETIDAGRIVVDGTDVHAKGTDLNKLRRKLGIVFQQFNAFPHLTVLENVMLAPLKVLGQSKAEAEAMAVKQLTHVGLGDKLKVYPSRMSGGQQQRMAIARALAMSPAYMLFDEVTSALDPQLVGEVLDTLRMLASEGMTMICVTHEMKFAREVSDRVAFFHKGVMAEIAPPEALFGAPKDPELQAFLAATH
- a CDS encoding NAD(P)/FAD-dependent oxidoreductase, producing MKTEIKPGVVVIGAGVVGLSAAIAAQARGLVVTVLEREGPAAGASAGNAGAFAFTDILPLASPGILRKAPKWLLDPLGPLSVPPSYALQIAPWMFRFWRACSAKRVAHSTAAQTALMDLSKAELEPFLAETGTAAMLRKDGNLQVYESQGELDASLPGWKAREEHGIEFRHMDTAEMAEIQPGLAPRFTHGTFTPGWYSIADPKLYTLALADHFRARGGVIERAEVSSLHRIEGGVEIRTTDGRTLRAQKVVLAAGAFSHQVARSLGENIPLETERGYNTTLPADAFDLRTQVTFGGHGFVVTRLSTGIRVGGAVELGGLKLPPNFRRSEAMLEKARRFLPGLKPADGVQWMGFRPSLPDSLPAIGRARATPDVVYAFGHGHLGLTQSAGTARLVADLLTGGKPTIDIASFSPQRF
- the lhpI gene encoding cis-3-hydroxy-L-proline dehydratase, yielding MAELSARSILSGTASGPIIAAGEALSFWGGVDPATGRVIDVHHPLHGVSITGGILMMPSSRGSCTGSGVLLDLALTGRAPAALIFSEAEDVLTLGALIAAEMFGRSLPVLRLSHDAFDALCRAKTARIGETAIEADGLVIPVAPPATAALDLTDDDRAMLDGRDGIAVQLALRITVAMAAQQDAGKLVDVVQGHIDGCIYASPANLTFAEKMADMDAKVRVPTTMNAISVDRANWEKQGVPHDFGDPAARLADAYVRMGCRPTFTCSPYLLDSAPKTGEAIAWAESNAVIFANTVLGARTAKHPDFLDLCIALTGRAPLSGVYLEEHRKARRVIDVELPDNVDDAFWPLVGYLAGRAAPDRIPLLTGLAAAKPTRDDLKALCAAFGTTSAAPMLHIQGVTPEADGAVAPDADRTAITKAEMIDVWRMFNDGPDAVELVAIGSPHASLSECRAFADALGDRQRHQDVTVIVTAGRDVMAEARDVLARLRASGVEVLPDLCWCSISEPVFPPKTRALITNSGKYAHYGPGLSGRTVRFGSLADCVEAALTGRVPPRLPAWLA